A genomic region of Colletotrichum destructivum chromosome 5, complete sequence contains the following coding sequences:
- a CDS encoding Putative AAA+ ATPase domain, P-loop containing nucleoside triphosphate hydrolase, which produces MNSIENREIFSHMRLFEEYEEMHSALSESYEMSADTWRPLGDSIISSTVFQSWQRQRKDEHWTLRCVGGPGSGKTTLSAQVIEMLENKYKDDKEAVASIFLQADVVCGGSTFVEDILHSVFRQLCVKYSEADAKEDCVSKYRLYLDARRDGDSDGERRVRLVRDALLSRLGKLVRAFLIIDDLDRCSASDELLLENELSMMGIQGLKVFITSRIPCLKRASQSVECDSCPDKGVEIDVYWECESCKRRGLRPEEVHVLCQVCRDGQRACRNCRDSENFIATFDYIELNIDSNCRLPHFIDWDLEREHGNLGNNDKNLPPHSALGRWLTEARNHEELENLREKIRNQADMNVSLVRLRLDNIHRAESVNAVRASVTDVLPANIVKFFDASMQCFQTIPSPQRELGLQVIAAVTTFDYGHSFLDYEVVSGILEHAARTNGRDALYRTQPTPFAAMEAEDHVSRRKIKEMLHAARGFVVVEDREGYPMSAYCDTFHTYAKESYNEDLTRARANLNVGCVTFDSDGLGSLKKFEGQ; this is translated from the exons ATGAACAGCATTGAGAACAGAGAGATTTTCTCGCATATGAGGCTCTTTGAGGAGTACGAAGAAATGCATTCTGCACTAAGCGAATCTTACGAAATGAGCGCAGATACTTGGCGGCCATTGGGGGACTCGATCATCAGCAGCACCGTCTTCCAGTCCTGGCAGCGCCAACGAAAGGACGAACATTGGACGCTACGTTGTGTTGGAGGACCGGGCTCAGGCAAG ACTACCTTATCTGCGCAAGTAATAGAAATGCTTGAGAATAAGTACAAAGACGACAAGGAAGCCGTCGCCTCCATTTTCCTGCAAGCAGATGTGGTCTGTGGCGGCAGTACCTTCGTGGAGGACATCCTCCACAGCGTGTTCCGACAGCTGTGCGTCAAGTACTCCGAAGCTGATGCAAAAGAGGACTGTGTCTCAAAGTATCGACTTTATCTTGACGCTagaagagatggagataGCGACGGCGAAAGACGTGTTCGGCTGGTGCGAGATGCACTTCTCTCGCGTCTTGGCAAGCTTGTTCGCGCTTTTCTGATTATCGACGATCTCGACAGATGTAGCGCCTCAGACGAATTATTGCTCGAGAATGAGCTCTCTATGATGGGAATACAGGGGCTCAAGGTGTTTATCACATCGCGCATCCCGTGTCTCAAGAGGGCTTCCCAGAGTGTGGAGTGTGACTCGTGTCCCGACAAAGGGGTGGAGATCGACGTGTATTGGGAATGTGAGAGTTGCAAAAGGAGAGGACTGAGACCTGAAGAAGTCCATGTACTCTGCCAAGTCTGCAGAGACGGACAGAGGGCTTGTCGCAACTG CCGTGACTCGGAAAACTTCATTGCAACTTTCGACTACATCGAGCTGAACATCGACAGCAATTGCCGTCTCCCTCATTTCATCGACTGGGACCTCGAAAGAGAGCACGGGAACCTCGgcaacaacgacaagaaTCTGCCTCCCCATTCCGCCCTGGGCAGATGGCTTACAGAAGCTCGAAACCATGAAGAACTCGAGAATCTACGGGAGAAGATTCGAAACCAGGCCGACATGAACGTCAGCCTTGTTCGGCTCCGTCTCGACAATATTCACCGAGCCGAGTCTGTGAATGCTGTACGCGCGTCTGTGACCGATGTACTGCCGGCCAATATTGTAAAGTTTTTTGATGCCAGCATGCAGTGTTTTCAGACCATACCATCACCTCAACGGGAACTAGGTTTGCAGGTTATCGCGGCAGTGACAACCTTCGATTACGGCCATAGTTTCTTGGACTATGAGGTTGTGAGTGGCATTCTCGAGCACGCGGCGAGAACAAACGGAAGAGACGCGTTGTATAGAACGCAGCCAACACCTTTTGCTGCGATGGAAGCAGAGGACCACGTGTCACGCCGAAAGATCAAAGAAATGCTCCACGCGGCGCGCGGTTTTGTGGTGGTTGAGGATCGAGAGGGTTATCCGATGAGCGCCTACTGTGACACGTTCCATACGTACGCGAAGGAAAGCTACAATGAAGATTTGACGAGGGCTCGCGCGAACCTCAACGTTGGATGCGTTACGTTCGATTCTGACGGGTTAGGAAGCCTGAAAAAGTTCGAGGGACAGTAG
- a CDS encoding Putative heterokaryon incompatibility, with translation MICDDCQLNILRSEKTWDYHHVTAARLVAAKGSGCVFCQKLAASAGVVHSKDDTEPLYRWTIRETAQTRETKSYTSITFRPVLNTGHKTDKSEKLPEVRFDLFPEEDLGFIPDEKSFGLGTDSEASQKQMKRWIDNCVKSHPKCQPSHTGNAFMPTRVLDIGAANDPWPPLQIRVVKKNTIRDKTRNYMTLSHCWGKEPFVNLTAERSKKFTNDGIPWGNSSSGNGISSNQNFVEAIEITRKLGIRYLWIDSLCIIQKDEKDWAVEAKRMHKVYRNSYCNLAAVDSENCLGGLFRGRKHGVLPATYDPRGSSHRLSGRKWRILTSDLWDKDLLGSHLYTRGWVFQERMLSPRLLQFGHSQMFWDCATISACEALPGGFPLSLDAKAASDRHWRQRLQEADITQRSPVKGSLGSLETLWESSVSAYTACDLTRHSDKDDAMWGIAKLMRDMLGQEYAHGLWSICLEEQLAWRVAGRPKVVGLEKAQGNTAGEKGDSSNGISFPYWSWTHLNVPIQVVPRFRDRGRFYWATNHDGGKVGFRFKNPFSGWMKRENFPGGEAEFDRMTGKSINAKEEHGKAQAKIISGKQTDPTGNAWKPDERSELAYEEIAIRGHVCKGTLEFMPGEERWEVVIEGVQGNAVLEAFPDAQPLKHAAPCEFLVLVASRALLDEAGREIVNTDSPNIDIIKDVQYSGRGILVKRVADARLERVGMVEFRQLSWSDWGSFRLACGESEEAIAKGEFCAESGERVWLK, from the exons ATGATTTGCGACGATTGCCAACTGAACATCTTGAGGTCGGAAAAGACATGGGATTACCACCATGTCACCGCTGCCAGGCTGGTTGCTGCCAAAGGATCAGGTTGTGTCTTCTGTCAGAAGCTGGCTGCATCTGCCGGTGTCGTCCATAGCAAGGATGATACCGAGCCCTTATATCGGTGGACCATACGCGAGACTGCTCAAACTAGGGAGACCAAGAGCTACACCTCAATCACTTTTCGCCCAGTACTCAACACTGGGCACAAAACGGACAAGAGTGAAAAACTCCCAGAAGTCCGGTTCGATCTGTTCCCTGAAGAAG ACCTGGGTTTCATTCCCGATGAGAAATCCTTCGGTTTGGGAACAGATTCCGAAGCATCCCAAAAACAGATGAAGAGATGGATCGATAACTGTGTCAAATCGCACCCCAAATGCCAGCCCAGCCATACCGGCAACGCCTTCATGCCAACACGCGTCCTGGACATCGGCGCCGCAAACGACCCCTGGCCGCCTCTACAGATTCGGGTTGTCAAGAAAAACACTATAAGAGATAAAACTAGAAATTACATGACTTTGAGTCACTGCTGGGGCAAGGAACCATTTGTGAATCTCACGGCCGAACGGTCCAAAAAGTTCACCAACGATGGGATCCCATGGGGCAACTCTTCTTCTGGAAACGGTATCTCCAGCAATCAAAACTTTGTCGAGGCCATCGAAATCACTCGGAAGCTTGGGATACGATACCTTTGGATTGACTCTCTCTGTATCATCCAGAAAGACGAGAAGGACTGGGCGGTCGAGGCGAAGCGTATGCACAAGGTCTATCGAAATTCCTACTGCAATCTCGCGGCTGTTGACTCGGAGAATTGTCTCGGTGGATTGTTCCGAGGTCGTAAACACGGTGTGTTACCTGCCACATACGACCCTAGAGGCTCCTCCCATAGACTCAGTGGGCGCAAGTGGCGAATCCTCACGTCCGACCTTTGGGACAAAGATCTCCTTGGTAGCCACCTCTACACTCGCGGCTGGGTCTTTCAGG AACGAATGCTATCcccccgtcttctccaaTTCGGCCATAGTCAGATGTTCTGGGACTGTGCCACCATCTCTGCTTGCGAAGCACTCCCTGGAGgtttccctctctcccttgacgccaaggccgcctCGGACCGGCACTGGCGCCAACGTTTGCAAGAAGCCGATATCACCCAGCGCTCGCCAGTCAAGGGCTCTCTGGGTTCTCTCGAGACGCTGTGGGAGAGCTCCGTCAGCGCCTACACGGCTTGTGACCTCACAAGACACTCCGACAAGGATGACGCCATGTGGGGCATTGCGAAGCTCATGCGCGACATGCTGGGGCAGGAGTACGCACACGGGCTGTGGTCGATCTGCCTTGAGGAGCAGCTCGCATGGCGCGTAGCCGGTCGACCAAAAGTGGTAGGTCTTGAGAAGGCGCAGGGAAACACAGCCGGAGAGAAGGGGGACTCGAGCAATGGGATATCTTTCCCGTATTGGTCGTGGACTCACTTAAATGTGCCCATCCAAGTTGTACCAAGATTTCGAGATAGAGGCCGGTTTTACTGGGCGACCAACCATGATGGAGGTAAGGTCGGCTTCCGGTTTAAAAACCCATTTAGTGGTTGGATGAAGCGTGAAAACTTTCCTGGAGGAGAGGCAGAGTTCGACAGAATGACAGGGAAGTCTATCAACGCAAAGGAAGAGCATGGGAAAGCTCAGGCGAAGATTATCTCTGGGAAGCAGACCGATCCGACGGGAAACGCTTGGAAACCAGACGAACGCTCCGAGCTGGCTTATGAAGAGATTGCCATCCGAGGACATGTATGCAAAGGTACGCTTGAATTCATGCCTGGTGAGGAGCGGTGGGAGGTTGTCATCGAAGGAGTTCAGGGCAATGCGGTACTCGAGGCATTCCCCGACGCCCAACCCCTCAAGCACGCAGCTCCTTGCGAATTCCTGGTGCTCGTGGCATCAAGGGCTTTGCTGGATGAAGCAGGACGCGAGATTGTCAACACTGACAGTCCCAACATTGACATAATCAAGGATGTGCAGTACTCTGGGCGGGGGATTCTGGTGAAGCGTGTTGCTGATGCCCGGCTCGAAAGGGTTGGTATGGTGGAATTCAGGCAGCTATCCTGGAGTGACTGGGGCTCTTTCCGGTTGGCTTGCGGTGAAAGTGAGGAGGCAATCGCGAAGGGAGAGTTTTGTGCCGAGAGCGGGGAAAGGGTATGGCTCAAATAA